In one Agrobacterium tumefaciens genomic region, the following are encoded:
- the aspS gene encoding aspartate--tRNA ligase, with protein sequence MHRYRSHTCAALRKSDVGETVRLSGWVHRVRDHGGVLFIDLRDHYGITQVVADPDSPAFKVAETVRGEWVIRIDGLVKARSEDTVNKGMATGEIELYAQEIEVLGVAKELPLPVFGEPDYPEDVRLKYRFLDLRRETLHKNIVKRTQIISAMRTGMADAGFAEYTTPILTASSPEGARDFLVPSRIHEGKFFALPQAPQQYKQLLMVAGFDRYFQIAPCFRDEDPRADRLPGEFYQLDVEMSFVTQEDVWTTMEPMMTAVFEKFAEGKPVTKQWPRIPYDEAIRKYGSDKPDLRNPIVMEAVTEHFDGSGFKVFANMIASNPKVQVWAIPAKTGGSRAFCDRMNAWAQSQGQPGLGYIFWKEEDGKVGGSGPLAKNIGEERTEALRQQLGLEAGDACFFVAGDPAKFYKFAGEARTRAADELNLIDRDRFEMCWIVDFPFFEYNEEEKKIDFAHNPFSMPQGGLEALEGQDPLSIKAFQYDAVCNGFEIASGSIRNQSPELMVKAFEKVGLSQSDVEERFGGLYRAFQYGAPPHGGCAFGIDRVVMLLVGAKNLREITLFPMNQQAQDLLMNAPSPATPTQLRELALRVVPSKKD encoded by the coding sequence ATGCATCGTTACCGCAGCCACACCTGTGCCGCTCTCCGCAAGTCCGACGTCGGCGAAACCGTTCGCCTTTCCGGTTGGGTTCATCGCGTGCGAGATCATGGCGGCGTTCTCTTCATAGACCTTCGCGACCATTACGGCATCACCCAGGTGGTAGCCGATCCTGACAGCCCGGCCTTCAAGGTTGCCGAGACGGTTCGCGGTGAATGGGTCATCCGCATCGATGGCCTCGTCAAGGCGCGCTCGGAAGACACCGTCAACAAGGGCATGGCGACCGGCGAGATCGAGCTTTATGCGCAGGAAATCGAGGTTCTCGGCGTTGCCAAGGAACTGCCGCTGCCGGTCTTCGGCGAGCCTGACTATCCTGAAGACGTTCGCCTGAAATACCGCTTCCTCGATCTTCGTCGCGAAACGCTGCACAAGAACATCGTCAAGCGCACGCAGATCATCTCCGCGATGCGCACCGGCATGGCCGATGCCGGTTTCGCCGAATATACGACGCCGATCCTCACCGCTTCCTCGCCGGAAGGCGCGCGCGACTTCCTCGTGCCCTCGCGCATCCATGAAGGCAAGTTCTTCGCCCTGCCGCAGGCGCCGCAGCAGTACAAGCAGCTTCTGATGGTGGCCGGTTTCGACCGTTATTTCCAGATCGCGCCATGCTTCCGCGATGAAGACCCGCGCGCCGACCGCCTGCCGGGCGAGTTCTACCAGCTCGACGTCGAAATGAGCTTCGTGACCCAGGAAGATGTCTGGACCACGATGGAGCCGATGATGACGGCCGTGTTCGAGAAATTCGCCGAAGGCAAGCCGGTTACGAAACAGTGGCCGCGCATTCCCTATGACGAGGCGATCCGCAAATATGGCTCCGACAAGCCGGACCTGCGCAACCCGATCGTCATGGAAGCCGTGACCGAACATTTCGATGGTTCGGGCTTCAAGGTCTTCGCCAACATGATCGCTTCCAACCCCAAGGTTCAGGTCTGGGCCATCCCGGCCAAGACCGGTGGTTCGCGCGCTTTCTGCGACCGCATGAACGCATGGGCGCAGTCTCAGGGCCAGCCTGGCCTCGGCTATATCTTCTGGAAGGAAGAGGACGGCAAGGTCGGCGGTTCCGGTCCGCTCGCCAAGAATATCGGCGAAGAACGCACCGAGGCGCTGCGCCAGCAGCTCGGCCTTGAGGCAGGCGATGCCTGCTTCTTCGTCGCCGGCGATCCCGCCAAGTTCTACAAGTTCGCCGGCGAGGCGCGCACCCGCGCTGCCGACGAGCTGAACCTGATCGACCGCGACCGTTTCGAAATGTGCTGGATCGTCGATTTCCCCTTCTTCGAATATAACGAGGAAGAAAAGAAGATCGACTTCGCCCATAACCCCTTCTCCATGCCGCAGGGCGGTCTGGAAGCGCTGGAAGGACAGGATCCGCTCTCCATCAAGGCGTTCCAGTATGACGCGGTCTGCAACGGCTTCGAAATCGCCTCCGGCTCGATCCGTAACCAGTCGCCCGAGCTGATGGTCAAGGCCTTCGAAAAGGTGGGCCTGTCGCAGAGCGATGTGGAAGAGCGCTTCGGCGGTCTCTACCGTGCCTTCCAGTACGGCGCGCCTCCGCATGGCGGTTGCGCATTCGGCATCGACCGTGTCGTCATGCTGCTGGTTGGCGCGAAGAACCTGCGCGAAATCACGCTGTTCCCGATGAACCAGCAGGCACAGGACCTCCTGATGAACGCGCCGTCGCCGGCAACGCCGACCCAGCTTCGTGAGCTGGCGCTGCGCGTCGTTCCGTCCAAGAAGGACTGA
- a CDS encoding aromatic acid exporter family protein, with amino-acid sequence MVKTLLDRVRAAFTRALAAALAAAFAFWVAHRWLGHPQPVFAAISALICLAPGIPSHVRQGLGQMVGVTIGILVGEIALLVPHDVAEIRLASATFIAMILASMFGLPPVVPIQAGASAMLVLLMGPQAAGFVRFVDVIVGVATGVAVALIFFRERLKL; translated from the coding sequence ATGGTGAAGACGCTGCTCGACCGCGTTCGTGCAGCCTTCACCCGTGCATTGGCGGCCGCACTTGCGGCCGCTTTTGCGTTCTGGGTCGCGCATCGGTGGCTGGGCCATCCGCAACCCGTCTTTGCCGCAATCAGCGCGCTTATCTGCCTTGCTCCGGGAATTCCAAGCCATGTTCGTCAGGGCCTTGGCCAGATGGTTGGTGTCACCATTGGTATTCTCGTCGGGGAGATTGCGCTCCTCGTCCCGCATGATGTCGCTGAAATCAGGCTGGCCTCGGCGACCTTCATCGCCATGATCCTCGCCTCCATGTTCGGCCTGCCGCCGGTCGTGCCGATACAGGCTGGCGCTTCGGCCATGCTGGTGCTCTTGATGGGGCCGCAGGCTGCCGGTTTTGTCCGTTTTGTCGATGTGATCGTGGGTGTGGCGACCGGTGTGGCCGTAGCCCTCATCTTCTTTCGCGAGCGGCTGAAGCTCTAG
- a CDS encoding HAMP domain-containing protein produces the protein MFSLISTFKIAHRVSMLALAALCGIAVIAGMLLWQRQMEARYRVAEETLIERDGVLAALEDGLHESRLHQRDFLLTRDMKSVARFDQTMDQVRQSLNHLADEATPQTRTRLEALAQGAAAYSDRMKALVAKNAELGLTPTEGLEGAMRNGVHSIEKLIDAVANAEIRASMLMMRRHEKDFILRRDEAYTGKHAAEVETFKALVKQEYRPGAERQRIMDALEIYTASFRFYAQAVLEEQKARETVATAYNALLPVVADISTAYQQEREASALKNQTAAETTVSIVVALIALAVISLFAGVYLIGRSITRPATAITGAMRRLAGGETELDVPGLRRRDEFGAMAQALEVFRQAAIAKIELETEALVARRQAEEEKARFQREAEAEAKTRLMQATTGLAAALHRLAAGDLSFELHEPFAPDFEALRHDLNRTIRQLDAAMSGVVQSSVAIDGGSQEISQSAADLARRTEQQAASLEETAAALDELTTNIRISAERAVEARAVAHSADEDASRTADLVVDTIMAMEKIEQSSGKIGSIISVIDEIAFQTNLLALNAGVEAARAGEAGRGFAVVAQEVRELAQRSAKAAAEIKVLIRNSGTEVKDGARFVRETGAALSRIGGSVKTINDHIEAIAVATKEQSLGLSEINATVNHLDQGTQQNAAMVEENNAASAMLAGETARLKELVYQFQLSETDMQMQRMSQREAA, from the coding sequence ATGTTTTCGCTGATCTCGACGTTTAAAATTGCGCATCGCGTATCCATGCTCGCACTGGCTGCGCTGTGCGGGATCGCCGTCATCGCGGGCATGCTGCTCTGGCAAAGACAGATGGAGGCGCGTTATCGCGTCGCCGAAGAGACGCTGATCGAGCGGGACGGGGTGCTGGCGGCGCTGGAGGACGGTTTGCATGAAAGCCGTCTTCACCAGAGAGATTTTCTGCTGACCCGCGATATGAAATCCGTTGCGCGGTTTGACCAGACCATGGATCAGGTCCGGCAATCTTTGAACCATCTCGCAGACGAGGCGACACCGCAGACCCGGACGCGGCTCGAAGCGCTCGCGCAGGGTGCTGCTGCCTATTCCGACCGCATGAAGGCGCTGGTCGCCAAGAATGCGGAACTGGGCCTCACGCCGACAGAGGGCCTTGAGGGCGCCATGCGCAATGGTGTGCATTCCATCGAAAAGCTCATCGATGCCGTCGCCAATGCCGAAATCCGTGCCAGCATGCTGATGATGCGCCGGCATGAAAAGGATTTCATTTTGCGGCGCGATGAAGCCTACACGGGCAAACATGCCGCCGAGGTGGAAACCTTCAAGGCGCTGGTGAAGCAGGAATACCGGCCGGGCGCGGAGCGCCAGCGCATCATGGATGCTCTGGAAATTTACACTGCCTCCTTCCGCTTTTATGCGCAGGCCGTGCTGGAGGAGCAGAAGGCGCGCGAAACGGTCGCCACTGCGTATAATGCGCTGCTGCCCGTTGTCGCGGATATTTCCACGGCCTATCAGCAGGAGCGGGAAGCCAGCGCGCTGAAAAATCAGACTGCGGCGGAAACAACCGTTTCCATCGTTGTCGCGCTTATCGCGCTCGCCGTTATCAGCCTTTTTGCCGGAGTTTATCTCATTGGCCGTTCGATAACCCGTCCAGCCACCGCCATTACCGGCGCGATGCGTCGTCTGGCGGGAGGTGAGACGGAGCTCGACGTCCCCGGCCTTCGCCGCAGGGACGAGTTTGGCGCCATGGCGCAGGCGCTTGAGGTTTTTCGGCAGGCGGCCATCGCCAAGATAGAGCTGGAGACCGAAGCCCTTGTCGCCCGCCGGCAGGCCGAAGAGGAAAAAGCGCGGTTCCAGCGCGAGGCGGAGGCCGAGGCGAAGACGCGGCTGATGCAGGCGACGACGGGACTTGCGGCGGCGCTGCATCGCCTTGCCGCCGGTGACCTCTCCTTCGAACTCCACGAGCCTTTCGCCCCGGATTTCGAAGCCCTGCGCCACGATCTCAACCGGACGATCCGCCAGCTCGATGCCGCCATGTCCGGTGTCGTGCAGTCGAGCGTGGCGATTGATGGCGGCAGCCAGGAGATCAGCCAGAGCGCTGCCGATCTCGCCCGCCGCACCGAGCAGCAGGCCGCCTCGCTGGAGGAAACCGCCGCCGCGCTGGATGAATTGACGACGAATATCCGCATTTCGGCGGAGCGTGCGGTGGAAGCCCGCGCGGTCGCCCATTCGGCAGACGAGGACGCCAGCCGCACGGCCGATCTCGTTGTCGATACGATCATGGCGATGGAAAAGATCGAACAGTCATCGGGCAAGATTGGCAGCATCATCAGCGTCATTGATGAGATTGCCTTTCAGACCAATCTTCTTGCACTCAATGCCGGTGTCGAGGCGGCACGTGCGGGCGAGGCGGGACGCGGTTTCGCCGTCGTTGCCCAGGAAGTGCGTGAACTGGCGCAACGCTCCGCAAAGGCGGCCGCCGAGATCAAGGTGCTCATTCGCAACTCCGGTACGGAGGTGAAGGACGGTGCGCGTTTCGTGCGCGAAACAGGTGCCGCCCTGTCGCGTATCGGCGGCTCGGTCAAGACAATCAACGATCATATCGAGGCGATCGCCGTCGCCACGAAGGAGCAGTCGCTCGGCCTTTCCGAAATCAACGCCACCGTCAACCATCTGGATCAGGGCACGCAGCAGAACGCCGCCATGGTCGAGGAAAACAATGCCGCCAGCGCCATGCTGGCCGGCGAGACGGCGCGGCTGAAGGAACTGGTCTATCAATTTCAGCTGAGCGAGACGGACATGCAGATGCAGAGGATGAGCCAGCGCGAAGCGGCCTGA
- a CDS encoding SulP family inorganic anion transporter, with protein MNRFQTYRREWFSNIRGDLLSGIVVALALIPEAIGFSVIAGVDPKVGLFASFAIACVSAFTGGRPGMISAATAATAVLMVTLVKEHGLQYLFAATILMGVLQILAGLVKLGRVMRFVSRSVMTGFVNALAILIFMAQLPELIGVPVETYVMIMAGLAIIYLFPLVTKIVPSPLVAIIVLTCVAVFSGMDIRTVGDLGELPSTLPIFALPQVPLTFETLQIIFPYSVALAAVGLLESLLTAQIVDDMTDTGSNKSQECIGQGTSNIASALIGGMGGCAMIGQSVINVSSGGRGRLSTFVAGAFLLFLILVLDDLVRIIPMAALVAVMIMVSIGTFSWRSILDLRRNPPSSSIVMLVTVGTVLATHDLAKGVLAGVLLSGVFFAGKVSKLFHVRPELSADGRERVYRVDGQIFFASTESFITAFDFAEDVEAVTIDVTQAHLWDISAVGALDKVVLKFRKAGRRVEVIGVNEASAHMIDRFALHDKQDGAVAPLH; from the coding sequence ATGAACAGATTTCAGACTTACAGACGTGAGTGGTTTTCCAATATTCGCGGCGATCTCCTTTCCGGCATCGTCGTGGCACTCGCCCTCATTCCCGAAGCCATCGGCTTTTCCGTCATCGCCGGGGTCGATCCGAAGGTGGGATTGTTCGCCTCCTTTGCGATTGCCTGCGTTTCCGCCTTTACCGGCGGCAGACCGGGCATGATCTCGGCGGCAACCGCCGCCACCGCCGTCCTGATGGTTACGCTCGTCAAGGAACACGGGCTGCAATATCTCTTCGCCGCCACCATCCTCATGGGCGTGCTGCAAATTCTGGCGGGCCTTGTAAAACTCGGCAGGGTGATGCGCTTCGTCTCGCGTTCGGTCATGACCGGCTTCGTCAATGCGCTGGCGATCCTGATTTTCATGGCGCAATTACCCGAGCTGATCGGCGTGCCGGTCGAAACCTACGTCATGATCATGGCCGGTCTTGCGATCATCTATCTCTTCCCGCTGGTCACCAAAATAGTGCCGTCGCCGCTGGTCGCCATCATCGTTCTCACCTGTGTCGCCGTCTTCTCCGGCATGGATATCCGCACGGTCGGCGATCTCGGTGAGTTGCCCTCGACGCTGCCGATATTCGCCCTGCCGCAGGTGCCGCTGACCTTCGAGACGCTGCAGATTATCTTTCCCTATTCCGTCGCGCTCGCCGCCGTCGGTCTTCTGGAATCGCTGCTGACGGCGCAGATCGTCGACGACATGACGGATACGGGCAGCAACAAGAGCCAGGAATGCATCGGGCAGGGGACGAGCAATATTGCGTCTGCCCTCATCGGCGGCATGGGCGGCTGCGCCATGATCGGCCAGTCCGTCATCAATGTCAGCTCCGGCGGTCGGGGCCGCTTGTCCACCTTCGTCGCGGGCGCGTTTCTGCTGTTCCTCATATTGGTGCTGGATGATCTTGTACGCATCATTCCCATGGCCGCGCTGGTGGCGGTGATGATCATGGTCTCCATCGGCACCTTCTCGTGGCGCTCCATCCTTGATCTGCGCCGCAACCCGCCATCGTCAAGCATCGTCATGCTGGTGACGGTCGGCACGGTGCTTGCGACTCATGATCTTGCAAAGGGCGTGTTGGCCGGCGTCCTTCTCTCCGGCGTGTTTTTCGCGGGCAAGGTGTCGAAACTTTTCCATGTCCGGCCGGAGCTTTCAGCCGATGGCCGGGAGCGGGTCTATCGCGTGGATGGCCAGATTTTCTTTGCCTCGACGGAAAGCTTCATTACCGCCTTCGATTTTGCCGAGGATGTTGAGGCGGTGACAATCGATGTCACCCAGGCGCATCTGTGGGATATTTCCGCGGTTGGCGCTCTGGACAAGGTGGTCCTGAAATTCCGCAAGGCCGGCAGGCGGGTTGAGGTGATCGGCGTCAATGAGGCGAGCGCCCACATGATCGACCGCTTCGCCCTGCACGATAAACAGGATGGCGCTGTCGCGCCGCTGCACTAA
- the parC gene encoding DNA topoisomerase IV subunit A: MGKNLVPPSGGDDNIHPVDLKAALEERYLAYALSTIMHRALPDVRDGLKPVHRRIIHAMSEMGIRPNSAFKKCARIVGDVIGKFHPHGDQSVYDALVRLAQDFSQRYPIVDGQGNFGNIDGDGAAAYRYTEARMTEVAALLLEGIGEDAVDFRATYNEEDEEPVVLPGAFPNLLANGASGIAVGMATSIPPHNAHELCDAALHLIKHPDATVEKLVEFIPGPDLPTGGVIVESRENILDAYKTGRGGFRVRAKWETEDLGRGGYQIVITEIPFQVQKSRLIEKIAELLIARKLPLLEDIRDESAEDVRIVLVPKSRTVDATLLMESLFRLSDLESRLPLNMNVLSLGKVPKVMALNEVLSEWLAHRKDVLVRRSRHRLAAIDRRLEILGGLLVAYLNLDEVIRIIREEDEPKQVMMAKWSLTDNQAEAILNMRLRNLRKLEEFEIRKEFDELSSEKAEIEGLLASDDKQWQTVAWEIGEVKKKYAKATEIGRRRTQFADAPDADIEAIQQAMIEKEPVTIVISQKGWIRALKGHMSDTSSLTFKEGDGPKLAFPAQTTDKLLLLTTGGKAYTLGADKLPGGRGHGEPIRIMVDMENDQDILTAFVHDPSRKLLLVSTAGNGFIVPESEMVANTRKGKQIMNVSMPDEAKLAVPVTGDHVAVVGENRKLLAFPLSQVPEMSRGKGVRLQRYKDGGVVDVKCFALADGLSWSDTAGRLFNKVGEELREWLADRATVGRTVPKGFPRSGKFGG, encoded by the coding sequence ATGGGAAAAAATCTTGTACCTCCGTCAGGCGGAGACGATAACATTCATCCGGTCGATTTGAAGGCGGCGCTTGAAGAGCGCTACCTCGCTTACGCCTTGTCCACGATCATGCATCGTGCGCTGCCGGATGTGCGCGACGGCCTGAAGCCGGTTCACCGCCGCATCATTCATGCCATGAGTGAAATGGGCATTCGCCCCAACTCGGCCTTCAAGAAATGCGCCCGTATCGTCGGTGACGTGATCGGTAAATTCCACCCGCATGGCGACCAGTCTGTCTATGATGCGCTGGTGCGTCTCGCGCAGGATTTCTCGCAGCGTTATCCGATCGTCGACGGGCAGGGTAATTTCGGCAATATCGATGGCGACGGCGCCGCCGCCTATCGTTACACCGAAGCGCGCATGACCGAGGTTGCGGCGCTGCTGCTCGAGGGCATCGGCGAGGATGCGGTGGATTTCCGCGCCACCTATAACGAAGAAGACGAGGAACCGGTCGTCCTTCCGGGCGCTTTCCCCAATCTGCTCGCCAACGGCGCCTCCGGCATCGCGGTGGGCATGGCGACGTCGATCCCGCCGCATAACGCCCATGAACTTTGCGACGCGGCGCTTCATCTCATCAAGCATCCCGATGCGACGGTTGAAAAGCTGGTGGAATTCATTCCCGGCCCCGACCTGCCGACCGGTGGTGTGATCGTTGAGAGCCGTGAGAATATTCTCGATGCCTATAAGACCGGTCGTGGCGGTTTCCGCGTGCGCGCCAAATGGGAAACGGAAGATCTCGGCCGCGGCGGTTACCAGATCGTCATCACCGAAATCCCCTTCCAGGTGCAGAAATCGCGCCTGATCGAGAAGATCGCCGAGCTGCTGATTGCCCGCAAGCTGCCGCTGCTCGAGGATATTCGCGATGAATCGGCCGAAGACGTGCGCATCGTGCTTGTGCCGAAGAGCCGCACCGTCGATGCGACGCTGCTGATGGAATCGCTGTTCCGCCTGTCCGACCTCGAAAGCCGCCTGCCGCTCAACATGAACGTGCTGTCGCTCGGCAAGGTGCCGAAGGTGATGGCGCTGAACGAGGTGCTGAGCGAGTGGCTGGCGCATCGCAAGGACGTGCTGGTCCGTCGTTCCCGCCACCGTCTGGCGGCCATCGACCGCAGGCTCGAAATTCTGGGCGGCCTGCTCGTCGCTTATCTCAATCTCGATGAGGTCATCCGCATCATCCGCGAAGAGGATGAGCCGAAACAGGTGATGATGGCCAAGTGGTCGCTCACCGACAATCAGGCCGAAGCCATCCTCAACATGCGGCTGCGCAACCTGCGCAAGCTCGAGGAATTCGAAATCCGCAAGGAGTTCGATGAACTCAGCAGCGAGAAGGCCGAAATCGAAGGTCTGCTCGCCTCCGACGACAAGCAGTGGCAGACCGTCGCCTGGGAAATAGGCGAGGTCAAAAAGAAATATGCCAAGGCAACCGAAATCGGTCGCCGCCGCACCCAGTTCGCGGATGCGCCGGATGCCGATATCGAGGCCATCCAGCAGGCGATGATCGAAAAGGAGCCGGTCACTATCGTCATTTCGCAGAAGGGCTGGATCCGGGCGCTGAAGGGGCACATGTCCGATACCTCGTCGCTCACCTTCAAGGAAGGCGATGGCCCGAAGCTGGCCTTCCCGGCGCAGACGACGGACAAGCTGCTGCTGCTGACGACAGGCGGCAAGGCCTATACGCTCGGCGCCGACAAGCTGCCGGGCGGTCGCGGCCATGGCGAGCCGATCCGCATCATGGTCGACATGGAGAACGATCAGGACATCCTGACCGCCTTCGTCCACGATCCATCGCGCAAGCTGCTGCTCGTCTCCACGGCGGGCAACGGTTTCATCGTACCCGAGAGCGAAATGGTCGCGAATACCCGCAAGGGCAAGCAGATCATGAATGTCTCGATGCCGGATGAAGCCAAGCTCGCCGTGCCGGTCACGGGCGACCATGTCGCCGTTGTCGGCGAAAACCGCAAGCTCCTGGCCTTCCCGCTTTCGCAGGTGCCGGAAATGTCGCGCGGCAAGGGCGTGCGCCTGCAGCGTTACAAGGATGGCGGCGTCGTTGACGTGAAATGTTTCGCGCTCGCTGACGGCTTGTCATGGTCCGACACGGCCGGCCGTCTGTTCAACAAGGTGGGTGAGGAATTGCGCGAATGGCTGGCCGACCGTGCCACTGTTGGCCGCACCGTGCCGAAGGGCTTTCCGCGCAGCGGGAAATTTGGCGGGTAA